The Streptomyces sp. NBC_00597 DNA segment GCTTTCGAATCCGTGGTTCCGGGCCTCAAAGCCTGCCAGCCGCCCCAACCGCCCGCGGGGGAAACGCGGAAAATCCGCGTTTCGAACCCACCGTCCCCTTAAGATGCCTGGACTTCCGGGCGCGGCGCCCCCACGAGCCGGTAGGCCTCTCTCAGGTCGCGGCCCTCGTAGACATGCGTCGCCCGCTCCGCCAGGTAAGGCCGCGCGTTCACCGCCACCGACACCGCAACGGCTTCGAAGAGCACCGAGTCGGTCACCGAATCCCCGTACGCGACACAGTCGGCCCGGCCCACCCCGAACTGGGCACACAGCCGGTCCGCCACCGTGACCTTGCCCTCGGGAGTCAAGATTCCGGCCGCCTCCACAGGCCGGGTGAAGGGCACCTCGGGGAAGACGGAGCCATGGGCGGCATGTGCGCCCCACTCCAGCAGCAGCTCGACGAAGAACGACGGCGACAGCGAGATCACCGCGCAGTAGTCCCCGCGCTCCCTGATCTCCCGCCACACCTCGCGAATCCCCGACAGCCACGGGGCACCCTCGAACGCTGCCCGGACGTGCGCGGGCGTCAGCCCCGCCCACAATGCATGCGCCGCCACCGAGAACTCGTGCGGCCCCATCTCCCGCGCGCCGAACGCCCGCTCCAACTCGGCGATCTCCGTGTGCAGGCCGAGCTGTCGGGAGATCTCTGCCGGCGCCGCCGAGCCGTACATCAGCGTCCCGTCGAGATCGAAGAGGTGCAGGAGGGTCATGGCAGGGAGGCTAGCCCGTGGGATGTTTCACGTGAAACATCCACCCCCCAAATCCTCTGGACGCCCACCCGACTGATGATCCAGTCTGGGCCCGTGACACCACCACACCTCACCGACCTCCCGATTCGGGCGCTGACCGTGGACGATCTCCGCTCATGCGCCGACCTGTCCGAAGACCGCGGGTGGCCGCGCGAGGACCACAAGTGGGGACTGCTTCTCGCCGCCGGCAACGGCTACGGCATCGATGCCCCCGACGGCCACGGGCTCGCCGCCGCCTGCGTCGTCACCTCGTACGGACACACCCACGCCGGCCCGGAGCTGGCCGCCATCGGCATGGTCCTCGTCGCCGAGCGCTATGCCCGCCAGGGCCTGGGCCGCCACCTGATGACGTACGTCTGCGACGACGTCCTCAAGGGAGTCCCCCTCACCCTCCACGCCACTCCCCACGGCCGCCCCCTCTACGAGGGGCTCGGCTTCGACACCACGGGTCGGGCCGAAATGCTCCGCGGTACTTTCCGGGGCGAGCCCACTGACTCGGAGGCGCCCTCCGTGGCGGTCCGGCCCGCGGCCGGCGAGGACATCCCACGGATCGTCCGACTCGACACCGAGGTCTTCGGCACCGACCGGACCCACATGATCGCCCGGCTTCCCGCTTTTGCGGACCGGCTGCTGGTCGCGGAGGACGGCCGGGGCGAGCTCGTCGGCTACGCCGCGATCTGGCCCAACATGGAGACCCATGTGATCGGGCCGCTGATCGCCCGGGACACCGCCGGCGCCCAGGCACTCGTCACCGCGCTCGCCGCCGTCACCGACCGGCCGCTGCGAACCGACATCGACGTACGCCACGAGGAGCTCCTCACCTGGCTCAAGGACCGCGGACTCGACTCCGTGGCGTTCAACGCCGTCATGACCCGCAACATCCCCGCCCTCCCCGGCGACTGGACCCGCCGCTGGGCTCCGCTCACCGTGGCCGCGGGCTGAGTAGGGCAGCGTCGCGATGACCGACCCCGACCAGCCGGAGATCCGCCCCGCCACCGAGGAGGACCTGCCCGCCATCGTCGCCATGCTCGCGGACGACCCCCTCGGCGCCACCCGCGAATCCCCCGACGACCTCACCCCCTACATCGCGGCGTTCAAACGTCTGACGGCCGACCCGCACCAACACGTGGTCGTCGCCGTCCGCGAAGGCCGCGTCGTGGGCACCCTCCAACTCACCATCGTTCCCGGGCTGTCCCGCAAGGGAGCCACCCGTTCGATCATCGAAGGCGTCCGGGTCCATGCCGACGAGCGGGGCGGCGGCCTGGGGACCCTGTTCATCCAATGGGCGATCGACCGATCCCGCCGCGAGAACTGCCAACTCGTCCAGCTCACCTCGGACGTGACCCGCGCCGACGCCCACCGCTTCTACGAGCGACTCGGGTTCACCGCTTCCCACGTCGGGTTCAAACTCTCCCTCTGATCCCCCGTACGGCAGGCCGGGCCCGCGTCGGTGGCCCGGCCTACGATCGGGAGGATGAGCCCCAGCCTCCCCCTCGTCACCACCGCCGAGCGCCGCCACCGGCTCGGACGCAGACACCGCCTGGCTCCCTCGGCCCGTGCCGCCTCGGTCTCGGAGGCTGCGGACGCCGTCGTCGCGCTACGCGCCACCGACGCCGCCGCTCTGTTCCTCTCCGCCCGCGCCCGGCTCGCGGAAGGCGGACCCGCCACCGTCGAACAGGCCCTCTACGAGGACGTCTCCGTGGTCCGGCTGCTCAGCATGCGCAACACGCTCTTCGTCGTCTCCGCCGAACTCGCCCCGTACGTGGACTCCTCCACCGCCCGGAGCATCGCCGCCAAGGAGCGCCGCACCTTCCTCAAGCACCTCCAGGAGGACGATCAGGGCCTGGACGCCGACTGGCTGGCCCGGACCGAGGCCGCCGCGCTCGTCGCCCGCGATGCCCACGGCCCGTGCACCGGCAGCCAGCTCTCCGCGGCGGTGCCCGCACTGCGCGAGAAGATCACCGTCGGCCAAGGCAAGAAGTACGAGACCGAGACCGGTGTCGCCACCCGTGTCATCCGGCTCCTCCTGGCCGCCGACGGCCGGATCCGCCGCGACCGGCCGCGCGGGTCATGGACCTCCAGCCAGTTCCGCTGGGTGCACACCGAGTCATGGACCGCCGTACCACCGGCCGAGGCCCGCGCCGAGATCGCCCGCCGCTGGCTGCACGCCTACGGCCCGGCCACGGAGGCGGACCTCAAGTGGTGGACGGGCTGGACCCTCACCGCCGTCCGCAAGGCCCTCACCGCCGTCGGCCCCGCCCAGGTCCGCCTCGACGACGGCGGCACCGCCCTCGTCGGCCCCGGCGACACTGCTCCCGAACCCGCCCCCGAACCCTGGGCCGCGCTGCTGCCCGGCCTGGACCCCAGCGGCATCGGCTGGGCCGATCGGGGCTTCCACCTCGACCCCGCGCACCGGCTCGCCCTCTTCGACTACGCCGGCAACATCGGACCCACGGTCTGGTGGAACGGCGAGATCGTCTGGCGGCTGCTGGGCGACCCCGGCCGCGCCGCCGAGACGGCCATCGCCGCCGAGGTCGCCCGCCTCGCCCCATGGGTGGGCGGCACCCGGATCACCCCGCGCTTCCGCACCCCGCTCGAACGCGAACTGGTCGCCTGAACCGGTCGCTCGATTCGGAAGACGGCCTCAGCCGATGCCGCGCCAGCCCTGCGGGTCCACCCCGCCGGGCACGGGAGCCTGCGCGTCGTACGGCTCCCTCGTGAACACGAACGAGCCCAGGTCGAGATGGCTCACCGAACCGTCCTCACGGCGGACCGCCCGCAGTGTCTCTCCCGCGTAGTAGCCGCAGACCCCGGTCCAACTGCCGTCGGGCTGTGCCCGGAACCGGGCCGACCGACCCATCGCGCCCATGGGCGCGAGCTCCAGCAGCCCGTCCGCCTTCAACCGCACCGCCTGCGCCGACGTGCCCCAGTACCAGGGGCCGCACAGCTCCAGGGCGACCGGGTCGGCCTCCCGGAACGGCCGCCACGGCTGCGGGAACGGCGGCTCCGCTTCCGCGACGATCGCCACCAGGTCCGCGGCCACCGCCGAGGCGGGCAGCCCCGACGTGCAGTTCGCCAGCACCACGGCCGCCACGTCGTCCGCCTCGCTCAGCCACAGGCCCGCGACGAACCCCGGCAGCGAGCCGCTGTGACCCGTGAGCCTGCGCCCCCGGTCGTCCATCAGCTGCATGCCGAGCCCGTAGCCGAGCTCGGCGAGACCGGGCTCCGGCGGTGCGGCCGGCGTCCGCATCTCCCGTACCGACTCCGCGCTCAGCACCCGCTCGTCACCCCGGGCGAGGAACATCGCGAACCGGGCCAAGTCACTGGTCGTGGACCAGAGTTGTCCGGCTGCAGCCATCAGCCCCAGGTCCTCCAGCGGCTCGGGCATCATCACGTCGGCCCACGGGTGCACCGCCCAACCGCCGGCGTGCGGAGCCTGCGGCTGCGCCGTCGTACGGTCGAGCGCGAGCGGCTCCAGCACCTCGGCCCGGAGCACCTCTTCCCACGGCTTGCCCCGTACGGCCTCCACGAGCGAACCCAGCAGCGTGTAGCCCGGGTTGGAGTAGTGGTGCCGCCTGCCGGGCCGGAACCGGTACGGCTCCTCGCCCAGCACGTCCGCGAGCTCGGGCCGCAGCGCCCCGGGCGTGCGCTCCCACCATTCGCCCGGCGTCTCCGCCGCCAACCCACCGGTATGGGCCAGCAGCTGGGCGATGGTCACTTCGCCGACGCCCGTCCCCGGCAGGTGCTGCTCCAGAGGGTCCTCAAGGCGCAGCAGGCCCTCGTCCCGCAGGCGCATCACCACGACGGCGGTGAAGGTCTTGCTGATCGACCCGATCCGGTACTGCACGTTCCCGTCGGGCCCGTGCCCCTCGACGGACGTCCGGGAGCCCTCCCAGACCAGCTCGCCGCCGCGGGCCACGGCCGCCACCACCGACGGCGCCCTTCCTTCGCTCTGCGCGACGGCGATCCGGTGCCTCAGCGCACGCCGGGTGGCAGGGAACAGTTCCCGATCTTCAGATACGGCATCCATGATCGGATGCTACGTGTTGGCCATGTCCACGAACCGCGAATAGTGGCCCTGGAAGGCGACCGTGATCGTCGCCGTGGGGCCGTTACGGTGCTTCGCCACGATCAGGTCCGCCTCGCCCGCGCGGGGCGACTCCTTCTCGTACGCGTCCTCGCGGTGCAGCAGGATCACCATGTCGGCGTCCTGCTCGATCGAGCCCGACTCACGCAGGTCGGAGACCATCGGCTTCTTGTCGGTGCGCTGCTCGGGACCACGGTTCAGCTGGGACAGCGCGATCACCGGCACCTCAAGCTCCTTGGCCAGCAGCTTGAGGTTTCGGGACATGTCCGAGACCTCCTGCTGGCGGCTCTCGGGACGGCGCGAGCCGCCCGACTGCATCAGCTGGAGGTAGTCGATGACCACGAGCGAGAGGTCGTTGCGCTGCTTGAGGCGCCGACACTTCGCCCGGATCTCCATCATCGACAGGTTCGGCGAGTCGTCGATGTAGAGCGGGGCGGCGGAGACGTCCGGCATCCGGCGGGCGAGCCGCGTCCAGTCGTCGTCCGTCATGGTGCCGGAGCGCATGTGGTGCAGGGCCACCCGGGCTTCCGCCGACAGGAGGCGCATCGCGATCTCGTTGCGGCCCATTTCGAGGGAGAAGATCACGCTCGGCAAGTTGCTCTTGATGGAACAGGCCCGGGCGAAGTCGAGCGCGAGGGTGGACTTACCCATGGCGGGGCGGGCCGCGATGACGATCATCTGGCCGGGGTGCAGGCCGTTGGTCAGCGAATCGAGGTCCGTGAAGCCGGTCGGTACGCCCGACATCTGGCCGCTGCGCGAGCCGATGGCCTCGATCTCGTCGAGTGCGCCCTCCATGATGTCGCCCAGCGGCAGGTAGTCCTCGGAGGTCCGCTGTTCGGTGACGGCGTAGATCTCGGCCTGGGCGCTGTTGACGATCTCGTCGACGTCGCCGTCGGCCGCGTATCCCATCTGCGTGATCTTCGTACCGGCTGCGACGAGACGGCGCAGCACGGCCCGCTCGTGGACGATCTCCGCGTAGTACTCGGCGTTCGCCGCGGTGGGCACCGACTGGACGAGCGTGTGCAGGTACGAGGCCCCGCCGACCTTGCTGATCTCGCCGCGGCGGGTCAGCTCGGCGCCGACCGTGATCGGGTCGGCCGGCTCGCCCTTCGCGTACAGATCGAGGATCGCCTGGTAGATCGTCTCGTGCGAGGGCCGGTAGAAGTCATGACCCTTGATGACCTCGACGACGTCCGCGATGGCGTCCTTGGACAGCAGCATGCCGCCGAGCACCGACTGCTCGGCATCGAGGTCCTGCGGCGGGACGCGCTCGAAGCCGCCGCCCCCGCCGTCCCAGGAGCCGCCCTCGCGGCCCCGGTCGTGCTGTTCGTCCCCGCGGCCGCGGTTGTCGCTGTTACGGCGCGAACGGGCGGGCAGACGGTCACCCGGACCGCTGTCGGCCCAGGGGTCGTCCATGGGCTCGGGCATACTCACCGGGCCGCCTCCTCCCGTCCGCAACGCGGACCTCGCCGTGCCACTCTTTCTACGACACGGCTCTGACATTTGGGACACCCGAATCCGCAGTCGGCAAGTCGGGCAACGCACAACGGTAGGGCCGAGAGCGACGTCAGCCAATCTTGTTATCCACAGGCTGTGTGGATGAGATGTGGATGACCGACCCAATGCTGTGGGTAACTCGCCGGAAGCTGTGCACGGACCGGGGGACGGTGCTGTGGACAAAATCACCTGCCCTACCCACACACCCCACCTGACCTGCAAATTCTTCCTCCACGGGCTGTGGGGGAGAAAATTCTTGGCCCTGGTCCCGAGATCGCCTCAAACGGGGTGCCGAGAACGCGCAAGTCAACTCATCGGTAAGCCTCCAAAGACTGTTGCATCTATTACCTGTGGAAGATTAGATTGAGCGCCATGACACAGGCCCTCGCCCCGCTGAAGGGTGCCCCGAGACGGCACGACCGCGAGATCCTCGCACTCGCCGTGCCGGCGTTCGGCGCGCTCGTCGCCGAGCCCCTGTTCGTGATGGCTGACAGTGCCATCGTGGGACACCTCGGCACCCCCCAGCTGGCAGGACTCGGCATCGCCGCCGCCCTCCTCACCACCGCCGTCAGCGTCTTCGTCTTCCTCGCCTACGCCACCACCGCGGCCGTCTCCCGCCGGGTCGGCGCGGGCGACCTCCCGGCCGCGATCCGTCAGGGCATGGACGGCATCTGGCTCGCCCTCCTGATCGGCGCCGCGGTCGTCGCCTTCGTTCTGCCGACCGCGCCCTGGCTGATCTCCCTCTTCGGGGCGTCCGACACCGTCGCCCCCCACGCGGTCACCTATCTGCGGATCTCGGCCCTGGGCATCCCGGCCATGTTGATGGTCCTCGCCGCCACCGGCGTCCTCCGCGGGCTCCAGGACACCCGTACCCCGCTCTACGTCGCCGTCGGAGGCTTCGCCCTCAACGCGGGCCTGAACGGCGTCCTCGTCTACGGCGTCGGCTTCGGGATCGCCGGCTCCGCCTGGGGCACGGTGATCGCCCAGTGCGCCATGGCCGGTGTCTACCTCGTCGTGGTCGTCCGTGGTGCACGTAAGCACGGGGCCTCCTTGCGCCCCGACGCCACCGGCATCCGGGCCTGCGCCCAGGCCGGCGTACCGCTTCTCGTGCGCACCCTGTCCTTGCGCGCCGTCCTGATCATCGCGACCGCCGTGGCAGCGCGACTCGGCGACGCGGAAATCGCCGCCCACCAGATCCTGCTCTCCCTGTGGAGCCTGCTCGCCTTCGCCCTCGACGCGATCGCCATCGCCGGGCAGGCCATCATCGGCCGCTACCTCGGCGCCGACGACACCGAGGGCGCCAAAGCCGTCTGCCGCCGCATGGTCCAGTGGGGCATCGTCTCGGGAATCGTCCTGGGCGCCCTCGTGATCGCGGCCCGCCCCCTGTTCATCCCCTTGTTCACCAGCGACCCTGCGGTCGAGGACGCCCTGCTGCCCGCCCTGCTGGTCGTGGCCCTTTCCCAGCCGGTGTCCGGCATCGTCTTCGTGCTCGACGGGGTCCTGATGGGCGCCGGAGACGGCCGGTACCTGGCCTGGGCGATGCTCCTGACGCTCGCCGTGTTCACTCCGGCCGCCCTGCTCGTCCCGACCGTAGGCGGCGGCCTGACCACGCTCTGGTGGGCCATGACACTGATGATGCTGGTCCGGATGGCCACGCTCCAGCTACGTGCCCGCTCCGGCCGGTGGCTGGTCGCGGGAGCGACCCGCTGATCCGCTGATCCGCTGATCCGCGAGGCCATGTTTCACGTGAAACAGAGAACGCCCCTCAGGACGTTTCACGTGAAACGTCGCCCGGCGATCCCCGACAACGACGAAGGGCCGCACCCCAGAGGGGTGCGGCCCTTCGCGTGCAGCACTTAGGCGGCGACAACCTCGACGCCCACGTTCGCGGCGACCTCAGCGTGCAGACGCACGGAGACCTGGTACGAACCGAGGGTCTTGATCGGGGCAGCCAGCTCGACGCGGCGCTTGTCGACCTTCGGACCACCGGAAGCCTCGATCGCCGTGGCGATGTCGGCCGGGGTCACGGAGCCGAAGAGACGGCCGGCGTCACCCGAGCGGGTGGCCAGACGGACCTTCGTGCCTTCGAGCTTGGCCTTGATCTCGTTGGCCTGCTCGATGGTCGCGATCTCGTGGATCTTGCGGGCGCGGCGGATCTGCGCCACGTCCTTCTCGCCACCCTTGGTCCAGCGGATCGCGAAACCACGCGGGACCAGGTAGTTGCGAGCGTAACCGTCCTTGACGTCGACGACATCGCCGGCGGCACCGAGGCCAGAAACCTCGTGGGTCAGGATGATCTTCATTAGTCGGTCACCCTTTCCTTATCGCGCGGTGGACGTGTAGGGCAGCAGTGCCATCTCACGGCTGTTCTTCACGGCCGTGGCGACGTCACGCTGGTGCTGCGTGCAGTTGCCGGTGACGCGGCGGGCACGGATCTTGCCGCGGTCGGAAATGAACTTCCGCAGCATGTTCGTGTCCTTGTAGTCCACGTACGCGGTCTTGTCCTTGCAGAACGCGCAGACCTTCTTCTTAGGCTTGCGCACAGGCGGCTTCGCCATTGTGTCTCTCCTGTGTGATCAAGAAGTGGGGATGCGAGCTTCCCTAGAAGGGGGGCTCGTCCGAGTAGCCACCGTTGGAACCGCCGGAGCTTCCGCCCCAGCCGCCCCCGCCGCCCTGCTGCTGCTGGCCGCCGGCCGGCGCGCTGGACGCCCACGGGTCGTCGGAGGGAGCTCCGCCGCCCTGCGGGGCGCCGCCGCTGGGGGCTCCGCCCCAGCCACCGCCGCCACCCTGCTGCTGGCCGCCGCCGTATCCACCCTGGCCACCGCGACCGGTGGTCTTGGCGACCTTGGCCGTGGCGTTCTTCAGGCTGGGGCCGACTTCCTCGACGTCCAGCTCGTAGACCGTGCGCTTGACACCCTCACGGTCCTCGTACGACCGCTGCCTCAGCCGGCCCTGCACGATCACGCGCATGCCTCGCTGAAGGGACTCGGCGACGTTCTCCGCCGCCTGCCGCCACACCGAGCAGGTCAGGAACAGGCTCTCGCCGTCCTTCCACTCGTTGGTCTGACGGTCGAAGGTGCGGGGGGTGGACGCGACACGGAACTTCGCGACCGCCGCACCCGAGGGGGTGAAGCGCAGCTCGGGGTCGTCGACGAGATTGCCGACGACCGTGATGACGGTCTCGCCTGCCATGGATGAACCTCTCGGCGGGAATTGCTGCTGGGCTGCTGTGCTACTCGGTCCCGATTACCGCTGAACCGAAGTTCAGTGGGTCTCGGGGCGAAGGACCTTGGTCCGGAGAACCGACTCGTTCAGGTTCATCTGTCGGTCAAGCTCCTTGACGACCGCAGGCTCGGCCTGAAGGTCGATGACCGAGTAGATGCCCTCGGGCTTCTTCTTGATCTCGTAAGCGAGACGACGACGGCCCCAGGTGTCGACCTTCTCGACCTTTCCGTTGCCCTCACGGACGACGGAAAGGAAGTTCTCGATCAACGGGGAGACAGCGCGCTCCTCAAGATCGGGGTCGAGGATGACCATCACTTCGTAGTGACGCATGTGGAACCCACCTCCTTTGGACTCAGCGGCCACGGTCGTTCCGTGGCAGGAGGGTCGTGATGCGTACGCACGGCGTCCGAGAGCAGACACCGCGCAGACCGTACAGACTACCTGCTCGACTCCTTCCGGTTGAAATCCGGCAGGAAGAGGCCACACTCTGTATTCATCGGGTGTGCTCGGTGCTATGCCCCCGGCTCCTGCCGGCGGCGACCCCGCAGCACCGCTCTGCGTCAGCCAGGAGGTGCCTTCCGATGGCACAGGCAATGCGACCCCAGTCCTCCATCTCGCTCTTCGCGACCGACGGCAAGCCCCACCCGCTGCAGGACGCCCTGATGGTGGCCACGGTGGTCCTCGGCCTCGTGGCGTTCGTCACGGGATTCTTCGACAATCTGCACCTGATCAGCTCGTGGACCGGGCTCGTCGGCATCCTGACCGGCGCGTACGGACAGTTCATCTCGGAGACGACACGCGAGCGCTTCGCACTGATCATCGGGCTTGGCGCCTCGGCCGTGGGCTTCTACCTCGGCATGGCGCACGGCGGTCTCTTCGGCGGCTGGGCGGGCTGACCGGGGCACCTCGGCGACAGGGCGCCGGCCTCTCACCGGCCCGGGCACGGCCCGTCCCCCAGATGGGTGGCGCCCTTGTCGCAGTAGGCTTCGCGCCATAGCCAGCGAAGCCGCCGAGGAGACGCCCCGCATGAGCCTGTCCCTGAGGACCATCAGCCGAGAGCAGCATCTGGGATATCTCCAGAGCCTGCCCTCGGCTAGCCACTGCCAGGTCCCGGCGTGGGCCGACGTGAAGAACGAGTGGCGCTCCGAGAACCTCGGTTGGTTCGACCAGAACGACGAACTGGTCGGCGCCGCCCTCGTGTTGTACCGCCAGCTGCCGAAGGTGAAGCGGTACCTCGCCTACCTTCCCGAGGGCCCTGTCATCAACTGGTACGCGCCGAACCTGGAGGAGTGGCTCCAGCCGATGCTGGCCCACCTCAAGCGTCAGGGCGCGTTCACCGTGAAGATGGGTCCGCCCGTCGTCATCCGCCGCTGGAACGCCGCCGCCATCAAGGCCGGAATCCAGGACCCTGAGGTCAAGCGCCTGCGCGACGTGGAGGCCTCGCACATCGAGCCCCGCGCCTTCGAGGTGTCCGACAAGCTGCGCCGCATGGGCTGGCAGCAGGGCGAGGACGGCGGCGCCGGCTTCGGCGACGTGCAGCCCCGCTACGTCTTCCAGGTGCCGCTCGCCAACCGCTCGCTGGACGACGTCCTCAAGGGCTTCAACCAGCTGTGGCGCCGCAACATCAAGAAGGCCGAGAAGGCCGGCGTCGAGGTCGTCCAGGGCACCTACGAGGACCTGCCGGTCTGGCAGGAGCTGTACGAGATCACGGCCGAGCGCGACAAGTTCCGCCCGCGCCCGCTCAGCTACTTCCAGCGCCAGTGGACGGCCCTCAACTCCGAGGACCCGAACCGGATGCGGCTGTACATCGCGAAGCACGAGGGGGAGCCGCTGGCCGCCGCCACGATGCTCACCGTCGGCCAGCACGTCTGGTACTCGTACGGCGCCTCCGCGAACCACAAGCGCGAGGTCCGGCCGTCGAACGCGATGCAGTGGCGCATGCTGCGCGACTCGTACGCGCTCGGCGCCAGCGTCTACGACCTGCGCGGCATCAGTGACACGCTGGACGAGAACGACCACCTGTTCGGCCTCATCCAGTTCAAGGTCGGTACGGGCGGCGAGGCCGTCGAGTACGTCGGCGAATGGGACTTCCCGCTCAACAAGATGCTGCACAAGGCGCTCGACATCTACATGTCGCGTCGCTGACCTGCTGCTGCACCCCCCACACAACGCATCGCTGCACAGGCAGCTTTTTCGAGAGAGGCTCCGGACGGGCATGGCGCTCACGCTCTACGTCGACACCGCGCGCTGGCGTGCGCACCAGAAGCAGATCCAGGACCAGTTCCCGGGGATGATTCCGGTCTGCAAGGGCAACGGCTACGGCTTCGGCCACGAGCGGTTGTGCGAGGAGGCGACCCGGCTGGGCGCCGACGTGCTGGCCGTCGGGACCACGTACGAGGCCGCCAGCATCAAGGACCTCTTCGGCGGCGACCTGCTCGTCCTCACCCCGTTCCGGCGGGGTGAGGAGCCGGTGCCGCTGCCGGACCGGGTGATCCGCTCGGTGTCCTCCCTGGACGGGGTCCGCGGCCTGGTCGGCGCCCGCGTGGTCATCGAGTGCATGAGTTCGATGCGCCGCCACGGCATCTCCGAGCAGGACCTGGGCCAGCTGCACGCGGCGATCGAGGACGTGCGGCTGGAGGGCTTCGCCCTGCACCTGCCGCTGGACCGCCCGGACGGCTCGGACGCCGTCGAGGAGGTCATCGGCTGGATGGACCGGCTGCGCGCGGCCCGGCTGCCGCTGCACACCATGTTCGTCAGCCACCTGCGGGCCCAGGAACTGGCCCGGCTCCAGCAGCAGTTCCCGCAGACCCGTTTCCGGGCGCGGATCGGCACCCGGCTGTGGCTGGGCGACCACGAGGCGACCGAGTACCGGGGCGCCGTCCTGGACGTCACGCGCGTCGCGAAGGGTGACCGGTTCGGCTACCGCCAGCAGAAGGCCGCCTCCG contains these protein-coding regions:
- the rpsF gene encoding 30S ribosomal protein S6 is translated as MRHYEVMVILDPDLEERAVSPLIENFLSVVREGNGKVEKVDTWGRRRLAYEIKKKPEGIYSVIDLQAEPAVVKELDRQMNLNESVLRTKVLRPETH
- a CDS encoding alanine racemase, whose protein sequence is MALTLYVDTARWRAHQKQIQDQFPGMIPVCKGNGYGFGHERLCEEATRLGADVLAVGTTYEAASIKDLFGGDLLVLTPFRRGEEPVPLPDRVIRSVSSLDGVRGLVGARVVIECMSSMRRHGISEQDLGQLHAAIEDVRLEGFALHLPLDRPDGSDAVEEVIGWMDRLRAARLPLHTMFVSHLRAQELARLQQQFPQTRFRARIGTRLWLGDHEATEYRGAVLDVTRVAKGDRFGYRQQKAASDGWLVVVAGGTSHGVGLEAPKALHGVMPRAKGVARAGLATVNRNLSPFVWAGKQRWFAEPPHMQVSILFVPSDSPEPKVGDELVAHLRHTTTQFDRVLDA
- a CDS encoding peptidoglycan bridge formation glycyltransferase FemA/FemB family protein yields the protein MSLSLRTISREQHLGYLQSLPSASHCQVPAWADVKNEWRSENLGWFDQNDELVGAALVLYRQLPKVKRYLAYLPEGPVINWYAPNLEEWLQPMLAHLKRQGAFTVKMGPPVVIRRWNAAAIKAGIQDPEVKRLRDVEASHIEPRAFEVSDKLRRMGWQQGEDGGAGFGDVQPRYVFQVPLANRSLDDVLKGFNQLWRRNIKKAEKAGVEVVQGTYEDLPVWQELYEITAERDKFRPRPLSYFQRQWTALNSEDPNRMRLYIAKHEGEPLAAATMLTVGQHVWYSYGASANHKREVRPSNAMQWRMLRDSYALGASVYDLRGISDTLDENDHLFGLIQFKVGTGGEAVEYVGEWDFPLNKMLHKALDIYMSRR